The sequence ATGTAGTTCGCGAACTTTCCAAAAAAGATGCCATTGAAAAATTGCAGCTTCCAGAAGGCACTAGTTTCAATAATGAAAACATTGAAGTTACAGAAATGGAAACTGGAGAAGCTTCAATCGGTACAAGTTATTTAGTGAAAATAACAATAAAATCTCAAGACCGTGAGGGTAATGAAATTGTAAAAGTCCATACAATGACTTATAAAAAAACAGGTGAAGGCGGTTTGTCTCCTGAAGATTATGAACTTGTTTCTTTTGAATAATATTTAGTATTTCCATTATATGAAAATTATCCTTTTTTTAATTTTTTCACCTCTTTTTGTTTGTTGCAATGCTACACAAAATCAAGTCGGTTCGAAAAAAACAAACGTTGATTACGCAAATACAATAACTGCCAACGCTCTTAAAAAGCATTTATACATTTACGCAGGTGATGAAATGGAAGGCCGCATGACTGGTACTAAAGGTCAGTATATGGCTTCCAATTACATACGTGATTTTTATGTGAAAGAAGGCATTGAAGAAGCACCAGGAACGGACAATTATTTTCAAAATATTTCTGCTAGCTTTTTCGCTGGAAGACGGGATGCACAACCGTCTGAAAATGTGGTGGCTTTTATAAAAGGCTCTGAAAAACCTGAAGAAATTATTGTCATTTCAGCACATTTAGATCACGTTGGTACCGATAAAGAAGGAAATGTTTTCAATGGAGCAGATGATGATGGTAGCGGCACAGTTTCAATTTTGGAAATAGCGCAAGCCTTCCAGCAAGCGGTAAAAGATGGAAATGGACCAAAACGTTCTATTCTTTTTCTACACGTTACTGGGGAAGAAATTGGGCTATACGGTTCTAGATATTATACCGAAAACCCGTTATTTCCTTTGGCAAATACCGTTTGCGATCTTAATATAGATATGATTGGAAGAGTTGATCCCGACAAAAAGGACAATCCAAACTATCTTTATTTAATTGGAAGTAATATGTTAAGTCAGGAATTACAAGATGTTTCAACTGAAGTAAACAATAAATACACAAAGTTGGAACTGGATTATAAATATGACGATCCCAATGATCCAAACCGTTTTTACTACCGAAGTGATCATTATAATTTTGCAAAAAACGATGTTCCTATTATTTTCTACTTCAACGGTGTTCACGAAGATTACCACAAAATGACGGACACACCAGATAAAATTGAATACGATTTAATGGCAAAACGCGCTCAGCTTATATTTTACACCGCTTGGGAAATAGCCAACCGTGACCAAAGAATTGCGGTAGATAAAAAACAAAAGAAACAGGTTTGAAGGGAATCATGAATCACGACTGAAGTGAATCACGAACCACGACGGTTTGACCCACGACATTGGAAACGAGTCTAAATGGTTGGCTAAACGCACAAAACCTGAAACAAGAAACTAAAAACCAAAGATTTCGAAAACAAAAAAAGCTTCCCATTTCTGAGAAGCTCTTGTCTTGGGTGGAAGACCGGGTTCGAACCGGCGACCCTCGGTACCACAAACCGATGCTCTAACCAGCTGAGCTACAACCACCATTTTGCTGTGCTTTAAAACACAACTTCGCTAAGCGGACGCAAATATAAATCAAATCTTACGGTTGCGCAACAACCTTCTTCAAGATTTTTCTTAAATTTTAAATTTCGTCTTTATTGCGTAAAGATTTAAATTAAATCGAAAATCGAATCTACTGCTGGAAAGCGTTCTACTGTAAAACCTTCGGCATATTCGGTGCCTATAAGTCTTCCCAAATCCTGAGCTCTGTATGTTATGCTATCTCTAAAATTAGTTGAAGAAATCGGCGTTTCCGGTTCATCTGCTTCTCTTTTATGGAATTGGCTTTTATAAGCAAAAACTGCTTCCAACTTTTGGTCCATAAATCCAGTTACGTCTACAACAAAATCTGGTTCAATGTTTTTCCATTGAATGTAATGATAAACATATTTAGGGCGCCAAGCCTTTTGATGATTGCCTTCAAGAATGGTTTCAATTTTTTGTAAACCGCTTAAAAAGCAGGCGTCACTAACTAGCTTACTCGCCATTCCGTGATCAATATGGCGATCGTCAATTGCATTGCAAAGCACCATATCTGGCTGGTATTTTCTGATGATTTTGATTATTTCAAGTTTAGAGGCGGCGTTGTTTACTATAAATCCATCCGAAAACTCCAAATTATGTCGAAACTTTACGCCTAAAATTTCTGCGGCGTTTGCAGCTTCTTGATCGCGAATTTCAGCCGTGCCTCGGGTTCCAAGTTCGCCACGAGTTAGGTCTAAAAGCCCTACTTTTTTTCCGTTACTTATTTCTTTTGCCAAAGTTGCTGAACAGCCCAATTCCACATCGTCTGGGTGAGCGCCAATGGCGAGTATATCAATTTTCATAATCTATTTTAAATTTTTTCCATTTTTGAAACCGATTGAAAAGCTTCTTCCAAATCGGCTATAATATCTTCTACTTCTTCAATTCCAACTGAAAATCGCAATAAGCCATCACTTATTCCTTGTTCTTTTCGTGCTTCCGAAGTTAATAAACCGTGAGAGGTTTTTGCTGGCGAAAGAATAGTAGATTCCACTCCCGCCAAACTCATTGATGGTTTTATCATTTTTAAACCTTTCAAGAAATCTCCAACATTCAAAGATTCATTTATTTCGAAAGAAAGCATTCCAGTGTAACCATTCATTTGCTTTTTTGCAAGTTCGTGTTCTGGGTGACTCTTTAATCCAGGATAATAAACTTTCTCAACCAAAGGATGTTTTTCTAACCATTTCGCCATTTTTTTAGCGTTTTTGTTTTGTGCTTTTACGCGAAGTACCATAGTTTTCATACTTCGTTCCAAAAGCCAAACTGTATAATCACTAAGGCTTCCACCTAGGTTTTTGGCAAGATTCCAGATTATTTTTATTTGTTCTTCACTTGCAGCTACTGCTCCCGCACAAATATCACTATGACCACCCATATATTTGGTAGCGCTGTGAATCATAATATCAATTCCGAAATCTGCTGGGGTTTGATTTATAGGTGAAGCAAACGTATTGTCTATCATCGTTACGATGCCGTGTTGTTTTGCTATTTTTGAAATCATTTCCAAATCTGTAATTCGCATTAATGGATTGGAAGGCGTTTCAACAAAAATAACTTTGGTATTCTTTTGAATTTTTTCAGAAAAATCTGCTTCCGAAAAACCTTCAGCAAAGGAATATTCAATTCCGAATTTATGAAATTCTTCAACTACAAAATTATACGTTCCACCATATAAAGTCTGCGGAAGAACCACGTGATCGCCTTTGTGCAAAAACGCCAACATTGTAGTGCTCACAGCTGCCATTCCGCTTCCGAAGATAAGGGCGGCTTCACTTTTTTCTAGCATCGCTATTTTTTTGCAAAGCGCTTCCTGGTTTGGCGTGTTGAAGTAACGCGGATAACGCTTTACGTCCACATCTTCATAAGCATAACTGCTAGACATAAATAATGGTGAAATAGCGCCTTTAAACTGCTTGTCTTCAACTTCACCAACATGAGTGCAAATGGTGTTGGGACCTAAATTTTGTGATTTCATGGTATACATTTTTTTGGAGAGTTTAAAGGTATGATTTTTTCAAGAACACTACATTAAGGTAGCGATATATATCTTTTTTCTGAACATTTTTCGCTTCATATAAATAGCTTTGTATCAATTTTTATGACTTCATTAACTGAAAATTTGCCTGCATTCTATCAAATTTGTTAAAATTAATTTTAATAATATAATGTCAGAAAATAAAACTAGGAGAGGCTTCAAAAAGAAGCGATATACTATTCCAATCATAATTTTAATTCTACTTATTGCATTTAGATTATATCTTCCTATTCTCGTGAAAAACAATATTAATAAGGTCTTGGCAGATATTCCTGGCTATTATGGACAAGTTGATGATGTAGGTATTTCTTTATATCGTGGCGCTTATGTAATTAATGGAATGTACCTAAACAAAGGAACTGCGGAAAGCCAAATTCCGTTTTTAAACTTTCCTAAAAGCGATATTTCCATTGAATGGAAATCACTTTTCAAAGGAAAAATTGTGAGCGAAATAATTATGACCAGTCCCGAAATTGTTTACATTTTTGAAGACCAGAAAGAGGAAAGCGGTGATGCGAATGTGGACGATTGGACAAAAGCACTCACAGACATCGTACCTATAGACATTAACCATTTTGAAGTGCACGACGGCAAAATTGCATTCGTTCAACTTTCTGCAGACCCAAATATAGATTTGCAAATAGACAAACTCGAGCTAACTGCGGACAACCTGCGAAACGTGGTGGAAAAAGGACGCATTCTCCCCTCGCCCATTCGCGCGAGTGGTGTTTCCATTGGAAACGGAAAAGTTTCTTTGGAAGGAAATATGAATCTTGTGAAGGAAATTCCAGATATGGATTTGTCTTTTTCACTTGAAAATGCTGATGTTACGGCTTTAAACGATTTCACAAAATACTATGCCGGTTTAGATTTTGACAAGGGTACATTTGGAATTTACAGCGAAATCGCCATCGCTGATGGTCATCTTATTGGCTACGTAAAACCACTTTTCACCGACACTAAATTAATAGGTGAAGGCGATAGTTTTCTTGATGTTTTATGGGAAGGATTTGTAGGAATCTTCAAATTTGTTTTGAAAAACCAAGGCACAGACACTTTAGCGACCAAAGTTCCTTTTGAAGGAGATCTGAATAATGTGGAAGCCGGCGTTTGGCCTACCGTTAAAAATATTTTTGAAAATGCTTGGATCGAAGCTTTTAAAGGCGAAGTTGATGACGATATCAATTATAAAGATGCCTTTGATAAAGGTGAAATTACTCGCGAACAAAAACGTGAAATCCGTAAAAAAGAACGTGAAGAACGTAAGACACAGCGCAAAAAGGAACGCGAAGTTAAGAAAGGCTGATTTTTAAATAAGACGTATAGCCAAAGGACGTAAGAACTTTTTGTTTTACGAAAATTTAAAATATCATAAAAAAATTTAGCCTTACATTCTAATTTCTAATACCTTACAACAAAATCACGAGCATTTATCAATCTAACTATATGAAAGTAATTACAGCTACAATTTATAACCTTGAACAGCTCGTTCCATTATTTGACGGCTTTCGCGTTTTTTACAAACAAGCTTCAAACCCCGACGCAGTCAGAAATTTTTTGAACGATAGGTTCTTAAAACAAGATTCAGTAATATTTCTATGCTTAGATTCTTCTGAAAAAGCTCTGGGTTTTACGCAGCTTTATCCTAGTTTTTCTTCAGTTTCAATGCAACGCGTTTATATTTTAAACGATCTATTTGTAACTTCAGAAGCTAGAAAACAAGGTGTCGGCGAAGCACTGATGGAGCGTGCAAAACAATTCGGAATAAAAGAAGGTTGTAGAGGGATTACCCTTGAAACTGACGCTGACAATCCCGCACAAACGCTTTATAAAAAGTTGGGTTGGAAAAAAGATGATCACGTAAATCATTATACTTGGGAAGTATAATCTGTTTCAATTAGCGTATTTTTACATTTCAAACTTTATTGCAATGGACCATCTCACCAAACTCGAAGAACTTCTAAATGGAGCCAATAACGACATAAAAAATGGCGCTTTTGACGAAGCCACCAACAAACTTGAAAAAATAATTGATATGGATCCTGATTTTGGAAAGGCATACAATCATATGGCTTATCTATACGATGTAAAATTTAAGGAATATGAAAAAGGCGAAACGCTCTACAAGCTTTGTTTAGAAAAAAGCCCGATGTATCCACCCGTTTATTATAACTATGCCGTACTTCTTTCCACACTCAGAAAATATGATGAATTAGAAGAACTGCTCAATACTGCCATCAATATTCCTGGCATCACCAAATCCACTATCTACAACGAATACGCAATAATGTACGAACAACAAGGCAAATTGGACCAAGCCATTGAGTTCTATAAAAAATGCGGGATGGACACTTTAGACAAAGCCACTTTGGAACGCGCCAAAGCTTCCATAGACCGCTGTAAACTGAAAAAAGACTTTCTATAATGCGAATAGACATAATAACCGTAGTTCCGGAATTGCTCCAGAGTCCGTTTGAAGTTTCAATATTAAAACGCGCTATTGAAAAAGGCATTGTAGAAGTACATACCCACAACCTTCGCGATTGGTCCACAAACAACTACAAACAGATAGACGATTACCAGTTTGGCGGCGGCGCAGGAATGGTGATGATGATTGAACCTATTGATAAATGCATTTCAGAATTAAAAGCTGAACGTGATTACGACGAAATAATCTATATGACGCCGGATGGAAAGACTTTCAATCAACACGCAGCCAATGAACTTTCATTGAAAGAAAACATCATAATTCTCTGCGGACATTATAAAGGAGTGGACCAGCGTGTACGCGACCATTTTATAACCCGCGAAATATCTGTGGGCGATTTCGTTTTGAGTGGTGGCGAACTTGCGGCGGCTTTGGTTTGCGATGCAGTTATTCGTTTAATACCTGGGGTTTTGGGCAATGAAACCAGTGCGTTGACAGATTCTTTTCAAGACGATTTATTAGCGCCACCCGTTTATACACGTCCTGCAGAATATAAAGGTTGGGCAGTTCCTGAAATACTTACCAGCGGCAATACTCCAAAAATCGAAGAATGGCGTGAAGATCAAGCTTACAAACGGACTCAGGAACGCAGACCTGATTTGTTGGAGTAGCTGATGGCATAAATAACTGAGTGAAATTTGTAAAACATCAAAAACTTACAAAATAAATTAAAATGAGTGTATTCTCTTATCATCTTATTGAGTTGCCTTTTTATAAAGCGATAAAGGGAATGTTCTCAAATTCAATTTCAAAAAATACCAACGGACTAATTCACTCAGAATATATGACTGCAATGACCTTAGGTGCTCCAATTCTATCTACCTCAAGACTCTTAATAGGACAAGTAGCCGTTTTCATACAATGGGAAAACGAAATTGCATTGGACGCATTTTTGGAAGAAGACAATTTTGGTAGAATACTAGCAAAAGGTTGGCACTTGCGTTTGTCTTTTATCAGAGAATGGGGGAAGTTTAGTGGGTTCGAAATACCTGAATATAAAGATTACTTAGAGAGGCCGAATTCTCCAGTTGTTGCAGTAACCATTGCAAGAATGAAACCTTTTGCAGTTCCAAGATTTATTCATTGGGGAAGACCTGTAGAAAAATTAGTGCGAGATCATCCAGGAACTACTCTTTCATTAGCATCAGTAAAATTTCCAAATACAGTTTCAACATTTTCCATTTGGAAAACAGAAAAAGAAATGACCGATATGGTTCACGGACATAGTGCTGTTGAAAAACCTAAAAGGCATGCGAACGCAATGAAAGAAAGAGAGCGGAAAAACTTTCACTTTGAGTTTACAACTTTAAGATTTAGACCCATTGCAGAATTTGGCAAGTGGAAAGGACAAACAGGTTTTATTCCAGGCCTTTAAAAGACTTAAGCAGAAATGGGAACTCCAAATAGGAAACAAACCTTTCAAGATTGGATTACTCAAAAATGGGTTATTCTTTTTGGAAATAAAATTGATGCTGAAGAACACAAATGGCTTATAGGTCCTTTTGGTTCTACAAACGGTATTGGCTTAAAATTTATTCAGCAATTAGCCAAAAAGGAACATCTAGTTATTGACAAACACAAAAAAGACAGAGGTCTAATTCAATCAATAAACCAACTAAAACTATCTGAAAATGAATTAGAAGCATTATCTCAAAGTGTCATTGATTTTTATGAAAACACATCTAATTACGACCTTGATTTAAAAGTAAAGTGGAATCCATTCTTTAAAGGATTTGGCTTTTTGATAAAAATAATTTTCAGCAATAGAATAGAACAATTAAATGTCCCAATTCAAAATTCGAAGGGCTCGAAAGGGTTAAAAAGTGAAATAATACACTTATTGGAGCCTACAAAAAATGAAATTAAACGCACAATTTGGCTCAGAGCATATAAAACTACAGGCCAAGTAGTATATTCAGGCGTTTATGAAACTTGTACTATTCCATCAGGTGAGACGTGTATAAAAGCAATTTTCCCTTTACCGAACGGAAATGCAATAGTCATTTTAAAACCTAGAGTTGGAATTAATGGTGAACTTATTTTAGAATCTTCAGGACGAAGAATTGGTGATAGCGGTTTTTATTTTTTGCTCAGGGATTCAAAAGGACAGTTGTGGACTAAATTCATTAAATCATTTAAAGATAAGCTAGTCGTAAGCTGTGAAAATGATGAAATTACTGCTGTGCAAACTTTAACGCTTTGGAATTTAAGAGTATTGAAATTTGAATATGAAATAAAAAAAATACAAAGAAATGTGTAAAACAATTGTTTAATTTTAGGCTTATTATAAACTCGTTGCAATTATATTACTTCAAAATCAATCAAACCAACACAAAATGAAAACCAATCAAATAATAACAATACTACTAACAATAGCTCTTTTCGCCGCCTGCAAAAACGAATCAAAGGAAAAAGAAAACACTAAAACCGAAAATACCGTGAGTGCAGATTTCAACAAAATGCTCGACAATTACTACCAAGAAGGTTTAAAGTTAAACCCGCTAAACGCAACATTTTCAGGAGATACGCGCTACAACGACAGTTTTCCGAATTTTCTTTCGGACGAATATACTTCGCAATTGAAAACCTTTTATACAAACTATAAAGAAGAAGCTTCAAAGTTTGATGATTCCACTTTAAGCGAAACTGAAAAGATGAGCAAAGACATTCTTCTATGGGAATGCAACATCAATCTGGAAACGCTTACTTTCAAGAACAGCACTTATTTTCCTATCGACCAGATGTGGACTGTGAATTTAATGATGGGGCAATTGGCAAGTGGAAGCAGCGCCCAACCTTTTAAAACAGTAGAAGATTACAACAATTGGTTGAAACGTTTGGATGGTTATGTAGTTTGGTTAAATTCAGCAGAAACACGAATGAAAGAAGGAATGGCAGCAGGTTATGTGCTTCCAAAATCATTGATTGTAAAAGTAATTCCACAATTAAAAGCAATGACGGAACCAAATCTGAATAAAAATCTATTCAATTCGCCAGTAAAAAATTTCCCTGATAATTTTTCCGATGAAGACAAAAATCAACTAACGGAAGCCTATTCAAAAATGGTTTCAGAAAAAATAATTCCAGCATACCAAAATCTTCACGATTTTATGGCTGGCGATTATTTAAATGCGGGAAGAACAACTACGGGAATTGCAGATACACCAAGCGGAGAAGCATATTACAAACACCAAATAAAACAGTACACTACAACGGAAATGACCGCCGATGAAATTCACCGATTGGGTTTAAGCGAAGTGGCGCGAATTTCTTCAGAAATGGAAAAGGTGAAAGAACAGATTGGTTTTAAAGGTGATTTGAAAGCATTCTTCAATTTTGTGCGAACCAATGAAAAGTTGATGCCATACAAGGAACCACAACAAATCATCGATCATTTCTATGCTATTTACGATACAATGAAACCTAAACTGGAAGTACTTTTCGATCACAAACCCAAAACTACTTTCGAAGTAAAACAAACTGAAAAATTTCGTGAAAGTTCTGCTAGTGCCGAGTATAATCCTGGCAGTTTAGATGGCACGCGTCCTGGAGTTTTTTATGTTCCAATCCCAAATGCTTCAGAATATAATATTTACAGCGATGAATCTTTATTTTTACACGAAGCCATCCCAGGCCATCATTACCAAATTTCATTAACACAAGAAAATGACGAATTGCCAATGTTTCGCAAAACGCTTTTCTACAGTGGTTACGGCGAAGGTTGGGCACTTTATAGTGAATCCCTTGGAAAAGAACTCGGTCTTTATACAGATCCCTATCAATATTTCGGAATGTTGGACGCAGAAATGCACCGAGCAGTTAGATTGGTTGTAGACACAGGAATGCACTCTAAAGGCTGGACGCGCGAGCAAGCTATTCGATATTGTCTAGAAAACGAAGCCGAACCAGAAGCCGGAATAGTTTCAGAAATAGAACGCTATATGGCAAATCCTGGACAAGCATTAGCTTATAAAATTGGCCAATTAAAGATTTTAGAACTCCGCCACAAAGCAGAAAAAGAACTTGGAGACAAATTTAAAATAGGCGAATTCCACAATCAGGTTTTGGAAACAGGCTGTATTCCATTGCAATTGCTTGAAAATAAAATTAACTTGTGGATTGCTAATACGAAGTAAATAACCAATTCAATATAATAATGTAGGCGCGCGATTTATCGCGCGCTTTTTTTCATTCAAAAAATATTGCACATTCAAAAAGTTATTTAGATATTTGTCTAAATAACTAAACAAATTTTGAAAGATATTTTCAAAGCATTAAATGATGACACCCGAAGGGAAATACTGGAACTGCTGAAAAAAGAAGATTTAACCGCTGGGGAAATAGCGGACAATTTCAGAATTTCAAAACCCAGTATATCTCATCATTTGGATATTTTGCAACGGGCAGATTTAATTTCGGGTGAAAAAAAAGGACAGTTTATTCACTATTCAATAAACACCACAATTCTTGACGATGTTTTTACTTGGCTACTAACCCTCAAAAAATAAATATTATGCAATTCAATTTAAAAAAAGAGCTTCAATTGCTCCTACTTTCGGTTTTGCCAGCTTCATTTCTGGCGTATGTTTGGAACGGCTTACCAGCCAAAGTGCCTTTACAATGGGGCATGGACGGTGCAGTAAACCGTTATGGCTCCAAGATGGAATTGTTACTTATCGGTATTCTACCCATTGTACTTTATGCACTATTTCTCTTTATACCGAAAATTGACCCCAAGAAACGATTAGATTCAATGGGTAATAAATACTATACTATAAGATTGATAACAGCTTTGTTTATAACAGTGTTATTCACTTTTATTATTTACTCTATAAAGGAACAATCCCTTGGCAACCCAAACTATATATTTATGATTATTGGCGCGTTTTTCGTGTTACTCGGTAATTATTTTAAAACGATTAAGCCAAATTACTTTGTAGGAATAAGAACACCTTGGACTTTAGAAAATGAAAGTATCTGGAAAACAACACACAGATTTGCAGGAAAATTATGGGTAGCTGGCGGCCTCATTATAATAATTTCCTGTTTCATATTTAATGAACAAACTGCATCAACTTTATTTCTAATAATTACAGGAATAATAACGTTAATTCCTATTGCACATTCGTACATCCAATTTAAAAACCCTCCAAAGGAGTCTATTTCCTGATATAAATTAACTCAGGAACTATCAATTAAGTTACTTAGCGCATTTAAATTAAAAATCACTTGCCAAATTACTTAATTTACTTACTTTTGCACCCACTTAATTCAACCTCTGGCGAGAACCGCGAACGTTGTTTTAATTTAAACCTTATCAAATTAACAAAATGGAAGCGTTAATAAAATTTGTACAAGACGAATTTGTAACAAAAAAAGAATTTCCTGAATTCGGAGCTGGTGA comes from Aequorivita sublithincola DSM 14238 and encodes:
- a CDS encoding autorepressor SdpR family transcription factor translates to MKDIFKALNDDTRREILELLKKEDLTAGEIADNFRISKPSISHHLDILQRADLISGEKKGQFIHYSINTTILDDVFTWLLTLKK
- a CDS encoding GNAT family N-acetyltransferase, whose protein sequence is MKVITATIYNLEQLVPLFDGFRVFYKQASNPDAVRNFLNDRFLKQDSVIFLCLDSSEKALGFTQLYPSFSSVSMQRVYILNDLFVTSEARKQGVGEALMERAKQFGIKEGCRGITLETDADNPAQTLYKKLGWKKDDHVNHYTWEV
- a CDS encoding DUF748 domain-containing protein, coding for MSENKTRRGFKKKRYTIPIIILILLIAFRLYLPILVKNNINKVLADIPGYYGQVDDVGISLYRGAYVINGMYLNKGTAESQIPFLNFPKSDISIEWKSLFKGKIVSEIIMTSPEIVYIFEDQKEESGDANVDDWTKALTDIVPIDINHFEVHDGKIAFVQLSADPNIDLQIDKLELTADNLRNVVEKGRILPSPIRASGVSIGNGKVSLEGNMNLVKEIPDMDLSFSLENADVTALNDFTKYYAGLDFDKGTFGIYSEIAIADGHLIGYVKPLFTDTKLIGEGDSFLDVLWEGFVGIFKFVLKNQGTDTLATKVPFEGDLNNVEAGVWPTVKNIFENAWIEAFKGEVDDDINYKDAFDKGEITREQKREIRKKEREERKTQRKKEREVKKG
- a CDS encoding DUF885 domain-containing protein produces the protein MKTNQIITILLTIALFAACKNESKEKENTKTENTVSADFNKMLDNYYQEGLKLNPLNATFSGDTRYNDSFPNFLSDEYTSQLKTFYTNYKEEASKFDDSTLSETEKMSKDILLWECNINLETLTFKNSTYFPIDQMWTVNLMMGQLASGSSAQPFKTVEDYNNWLKRLDGYVVWLNSAETRMKEGMAAGYVLPKSLIVKVIPQLKAMTEPNLNKNLFNSPVKNFPDNFSDEDKNQLTEAYSKMVSEKIIPAYQNLHDFMAGDYLNAGRTTTGIADTPSGEAYYKHQIKQYTTTEMTADEIHRLGLSEVARISSEMEKVKEQIGFKGDLKAFFNFVRTNEKLMPYKEPQQIIDHFYAIYDTMKPKLEVLFDHKPKTTFEVKQTEKFRESSASAEYNPGSLDGTRPGVFYVPIPNASEYNIYSDESLFLHEAIPGHHYQISLTQENDELPMFRKTLFYSGYGEGWALYSESLGKELGLYTDPYQYFGMLDAEMHRAVRLVVDTGMHSKGWTREQAIRYCLENEAEPEAGIVSEIERYMANPGQALAYKIGQLKILELRHKAEKELGDKFKIGEFHNQVLETGCIPLQLLENKINLWIANTK
- the trmD gene encoding tRNA (guanosine(37)-N1)-methyltransferase TrmD, with the translated sequence MRIDIITVVPELLQSPFEVSILKRAIEKGIVEVHTHNLRDWSTNNYKQIDDYQFGGGAGMVMMIEPIDKCISELKAERDYDEIIYMTPDGKTFNQHAANELSLKENIIILCGHYKGVDQRVRDHFITREISVGDFVLSGGELAAALVCDAVIRLIPGVLGNETSALTDSFQDDLLAPPVYTRPAEYKGWAVPEILTSGNTPKIEEWREDQAYKRTQERRPDLLE
- a CDS encoding SdpI family protein; the encoded protein is MQFNLKKELQLLLLSVLPASFLAYVWNGLPAKVPLQWGMDGAVNRYGSKMELLLIGILPIVLYALFLFIPKIDPKKRLDSMGNKYYTIRLITALFITVLFTFIIYSIKEQSLGNPNYIFMIIGAFFVLLGNYFKTIKPNYFVGIRTPWTLENESIWKTTHRFAGKLWVAGGLIIIISCFIFNEQTASTLFLIITGIITLIPIAHSYIQFKNPPKESIS
- a CDS encoding M28 family metallopeptidase; this encodes MKIILFLIFSPLFVCCNATQNQVGSKKTNVDYANTITANALKKHLYIYAGDEMEGRMTGTKGQYMASNYIRDFYVKEGIEEAPGTDNYFQNISASFFAGRRDAQPSENVVAFIKGSEKPEEIIVISAHLDHVGTDKEGNVFNGADDDGSGTVSILEIAQAFQQAVKDGNGPKRSILFLHVTGEEIGLYGSRYYTENPLFPLANTVCDLNIDMIGRVDPDKKDNPNYLYLIGSNMLSQELQDVSTEVNNKYTKLELDYKYDDPNDPNRFYYRSDHYNFAKNDVPIIFYFNGVHEDYHKMTDTPDKIEYDLMAKRAQLIFYTAWEIANRDQRIAVDKKQKKQV
- the bshB1 gene encoding bacillithiol biosynthesis deacetylase BshB1, producing the protein MKIDILAIGAHPDDVELGCSATLAKEISNGKKVGLLDLTRGELGTRGTAEIRDQEAANAAEILGVKFRHNLEFSDGFIVNNAASKLEIIKIIRKYQPDMVLCNAIDDRHIDHGMASKLVSDACFLSGLQKIETILEGNHQKAWRPKYVYHYIQWKNIEPDFVVDVTGFMDQKLEAVFAYKSQFHKREADEPETPISSTNFRDSITYRAQDLGRLIGTEYAEGFTVERFPAVDSIFDLI
- a CDS encoding trans-sulfuration enzyme family protein, producing the protein MKSQNLGPNTICTHVGEVEDKQFKGAISPLFMSSSYAYEDVDVKRYPRYFNTPNQEALCKKIAMLEKSEAALIFGSGMAAVSTTMLAFLHKGDHVVLPQTLYGGTYNFVVEEFHKFGIEYSFAEGFSEADFSEKIQKNTKVIFVETPSNPLMRITDLEMISKIAKQHGIVTMIDNTFASPINQTPADFGIDIMIHSATKYMGGHSDICAGAVAASEEQIKIIWNLAKNLGGSLSDYTVWLLERSMKTMVLRVKAQNKNAKKMAKWLEKHPLVEKVYYPGLKSHPEHELAKKQMNGYTGMLSFEINESLNVGDFLKGLKMIKPSMSLAGVESTILSPAKTSHGLLTSEARKEQGISDGLLRFSVGIEEVEDIIADLEEAFQSVSKMEKI